One stretch of Rana temporaria chromosome 10, aRanTem1.1, whole genome shotgun sequence DNA includes these proteins:
- the LOC120916217 gene encoding polymeric immunoglobulin receptor-like, with the protein MNNAVFLLGLICIALIAGADSDEIACPRQVTGKQYRDVSFQCFYSPTPKANKYSRKFCCLQGSRPGRCKHTVVSDSGYASDQFLERIQLVDSKGESFFTVTIVGLKKEDQGTYICGIGQDENGIKGVLSLSVVEDSQILEDAVLLYAELRGSVVFKCNYNEQGAPQRKFLCKVTEDGCLDVIDSTGRTDPSYEGRVSADVKAGTFTVKMVQVHKLDAVYYTCGSDNPEESKDTPKFDLRINEVTDIPQGSRLLTPRPGGSLSAQCNYNPKKSYTEKFWCKLEGGECNPIVKTDGYVKSAYEGTVLIHDNSTSGQMQVLMTNISSKDEGWYWCVMIGEKHDQTSAVQVRISQENLPGLSGNTFVQVPAGDPAKITCYYPCRYKSAEKYWCRWRNDKCEPLRDVEDTQESQLVTCQTEELVLTLRSVSEKDSGYYWCGVKDGGRYGESITSRLIVVEPSRGVSNVNGRANLGGESRNVQVIVTPASPDGNKSGTVTAAVVSVCAAVLVVCAVFLFIRLRRRKNSDLVSVGSYRTNISMSDLDNNTGKENPAVIDLQETDISRFEDSPKTKKKGSRENLDYSGFLVNSVTGNPEEQVVE; encoded by the exons ATTCCGATGAAATCGCCTGTCCGCGGCAAGTAACGGGGAAGCAGTACAGGGATGTCAGCTTCCAATGCTTTTACTCCCCAACTCCCAAGGCCAACAAATACAGCCGCAAGTTCTGTTGCCTGCAAGGCTCCCGCCCCGGGAGGTGCAAACACACGGTCGTCTCCGACAGCGGTTATGCGTCCGACCAGTTCCTGGAGAGGATCCAACTGGTCGACTCCAAAGGGGAAAGTTTTTTTACCGTCACCATCGTCGGATTAAAGAAGGAAGACCAAGGCACTTATATATGCGGCATCGGGCAGGATGAGAACGGGATCAAAGGAGTTCTTAGTCTGTCAGTTGTTGAAG ATTCCCAGATCTTAGAGGACGCTGTACTTCTCTACGCCGAGCTGAGGGGCTCCGTCGTCTTTAAGTGTAATTATAATGAGCAGGGCGCCCCGCAGAGGAAGTTTCTGTGCAAGGTCACAGAAGATGGCTGCCTGGACGTCATCGACAGCACGGGGAGGACAGACCCCAGCTACGAAGGGAGGGTTAGCGCTGACGTGAAGGCGGGGACCTTCACGGTAAAAATGGTGCAGGTACACAAACTAGACGCCGTGTATTATACCTGCGGCTCCGACAACCCCGAAGAATCCAAAGATACGCCAAAGTTTGATTTACGGATCAATGAAG TGACGGATATTCCTCAAGGGTCTCGTCTTCTGACCCCCAGGCCGGGGGGGTCTCTGTCCGCTCAGTGCAATTACAACCCCAAAAAGAGTTACACCGAGAAATTCTGGTGCAAACTGGAAGGCGGAGAATGCAATCCGATCGTAAAAACCGATGGGTACGTGAAGAGCGCTTACGAGGGAACGGTACTCATCCATGACAATTCTACCAGCGGGCAGATGCAGGTCCTCATGACCAACATCTCCAGCAAGGACGAAGGCTGGTACTGGTGCGTGATGATCGGTGAAAAGCACGACCAAACGTCTGCCGTACAGGTCAGGATCTCGCAAG AAAACCTCCCAGGACTGTCTGGAAACACATTTGTCCAAGTGCCGGCCGGCGACCCGGCCAAAATCACCTGCTACTACCCCTGCAGGTATAAAAGCGCGGAGAAGTATTGGTGCCGGTGGAGGAACGACAAGTGCGAACCTTTGAGAGACGTGGAAGACACTCAGGAGAGTCAGCTGGTCACCTGCCAGACCGAGGAGCTGGTCCTCACCCTCAGGTCCGTGTCCGAGAAGGACAGCGGCTACTACTGGTGTGGAGTCAAAGATGGCGGCCGGTACGGGGAGAGCATCACCTCGCGCCTCATTGTTGTGG AACCCAGCAGGGGCGTGTCCAATGTCAACGGACGGGCCAACCTTGGTGGAGAGTCAAGAAACGTGCAAGTGATTGTGACCCCTGCCAG CCCTGACGGCAACAAGAGCGGCACCGTCACCGCCGCCGTGGTCTCTGTGTGTGCCGCGGTATTGGTGGTCTGTGCTGTGTTCTTATTCATCAGACTGAGGCGGAGGAAGAATTCGG ATCTGGTCTCTGTTGGTAGTTACCGGACTAATATAAGTATGTCTGACCTGGACAACAACACCGGCAAAGAGAACCCGGCGGTGATCGACCTGCAGGAGACCGATATCAGTCGCTTCGAAG ATTCACCGAAgacaaagaaaaag GGATCCCGAGAGAACCTGGATTATTCCGGCTTTCTGGTCAATAGCGTCACCGGGAACCCCGAGGAGCAAGTGGTTGAATAA